Sequence from the Acropora muricata isolate sample 2 chromosome 10, ASM3666990v1, whole genome shotgun sequence genome:
cgTAGAATTATTTGTCATAACGAAAGTTTAGtagcacttagactcgctttgaaaaagagactaaCGAATACTCACGATCAGAACGCGAGAAGCGATGGGATCAACTAAACTAGCACGAACCatctattttgatgttttagtaTTTCGGGGGGCAAAAAATACCAGCTCAGCTCAAGGTTAGAGtgttgacctgtaagaatcatgttttcttgcttgcattttttcaaaactagaactatgtattttaatgttttagtatttttgggggccaacctcgtccccagggcctttCTCCtcgacgattttcaaaatggcggctgttcgggagaaggccctggcaaaggctgacaaaatctccaaaaatcTTAAGATGTCTAAAGAGAACTGGTCTTATACATAAAGTtgtagtacaaaagcacgttccagtatgGGTTTGAACAGCAAAAGACCCACAAGAAATAAGCGCAGGATATAACTAAGTCCTGCGTAGGAGAGGTGTAAAATTTATAACGGTaactgaactgagtggagtgcaatttggtctgaaatcatacgcgtgatttcaaaatcgaacgagcgcgcaacgcgagttcgatttgaaatcacaagtatgaGATCAGACGAAAATTACGCGGCCCTTTAttagatccattttgaaatcgcacaatttaattaatagcctaaatacaagaactacaagattttagaaataataaataatatatatatatatatatatatatatatataactactcttcacaagcatctggcacaatcaaacatcctcataaaaaaataactgatcacaaatgaagccaaacgacaaacttttttgcacacctatatttcgactccgtacaggagtcttcatcagggtaaattacagttgccctgcacgcgtcatactaatttttacaagcttaaattaaaacatacacgcacgtgcgcgtttttcaattaaccgttaactctcctacacgcgcgcgctaaatacataaacagcagttcacgtacgtctagaacgcttgttttgcacaaagaaaaaatcattatcattcagtccattcggaactagagtcttcaatctataagcccattggccctccttctctctcagatgttcttcgccattaacctggtctattaattgAATCTTAACGTCACTTAGTCCGGTATGTCCTTAACTAcagaaatgtcggtacaagagatcatcagccaatttctcggcctgcgcgtgctttctgattctagacttatggttgttaaatcgaagtctaaagttagtaattgtagagcctacatactgcagcgcacatttcttacacgtcattaagtaaacaacattactagaattacagttaaggttgtaattaattgaatatcttcgatcgtcctgtgaacttttaaaatgactgctctcacccatgtatttacaaacttcacatcttctcgacgaacattttacgcttcctaataacaaatttttcgatacatggttgtccacctttgcacggaccaaatagtcccccaggctcttcggtttcctaaacgccacaaatggaacactcttgatggcgttcttacacctctccgacgactctagaataggatgaaggtccctgagtattttactgatgtctggCAACCGGGGATGGTATGTTACCACAAAAGGCGTTTTTGTAGAGCGTGGCTGGTTACTGTTGCCCAAAACGTCAATCCTGGACATCCTTCTAACCTTATCTATCTGACCCTCAACATAGGCCTTCCTATAACCCCTCTCCATCAAAAATCTCACTAGCTCCCCCGCTCTCTCTTCAAAATAAGCAGACTTCGAACAAATTCTACGTAATCTCATCGCCTGGGCAAATGGAATGCTTCTTTTACAGGCACCCGGATGACAACAACTGGAATGTAAATATTGATGACTGTCCGTCGGCTTAATAAATACATCTGTCTCCAGCATTCCCGACTCGTTTAGCACCTTGACGTCCAGAAAATCAATCTCGTGCTTCGACCATTTGTAGGTGAATTTAATAGTCTCATGCGCGCTGTTGAGGTAATCAATGAACTTACGCAACTTCTCCTCTCCCTCCgtccaaacaatgaaaatatcgtCAATGTACCGCCACCAAATACGTGGTTTTACCTCCACATTCTTAATCAAACGTCTTTCCAACCTGTCCataaaaatgtatatatatatacataagccgaacgattaaagatgacgcatcgattctctgttactctgagtttcgcgcctaagcgctcgtcagacagaactttattcaactaagaacatacctgcttatatacaaactagctaattaattcataggtgtgatgatctacgtgtgaaataatatagtgtgaaaaaagctattgttggcggcttgtgaaatttgccaagtaaaacttattctcgtggcggcatttagaaattagttctgatcgcttgtttaataaatacggcttcctggctctgattaagtaaagtttttcggtgaggcataagtggcaccgcttggttttgttgctgtaggccggggcagttgctaaaatactccagttaatagtaaaattgttgttgctgtcctttagtgtccagatatgttttgatagttccgtgctgtttgaatagtttctgttccgaaaagaaaatttgtgttgcgtgtagcgttgcttaaaagttccttccgttagtccgatgtaattctttccgattgtgtcactttctgtggttacgttggcgttgtagacgacgcttgaggtgaggcagttgtttttcagcgggcagtcgtttttttccctgcagttacagttgttctccatggagggttttttgcttgtttcgaggatttttcggttgtgcttcttaattatggaacataaaagtcagttatagctgcacagacaacctacaaaccacaattaagaagcacaaccgctgaaaaacaactgcctcacctcaagcgtcgtctacaacgccaacgtaactacagaaagtgacacaatcggaaagaattacatcagactaacggaaggaacttttaagcaacgctacacgcaacacaaactttcttttcggaaaaaaaaaaatattcaaacagcacggaactatcaaaacatatctggacactaaaggacagcaacaccaattttactattaactggagtattttagcaactgccccggcctacagcaacaaaaccaaaaaaaaaaaagctctgattaagtaaagtttttcggtgaggccacttatgcctcaccgaaaaactttacttaatcagagccaagaagccgcatttattaaacaagcgatcagaactaatttctaaatgccgccacgagaataagttttacttagcaaatttcacaagccgccaacaatagcttttttcacactatattatttcacacgtagatcatcacacctatgaattaattagctagtttgtatataagcaggtatgttcttagttgaataaagttctgtctgacgagcgcttaggcgcgaaactcagcgtaacagagaatcgatgcgtcatctttaatcgttcgacttatgtatacctagctctgctaccacagcattgagcactttatgccaaggtagactccacgtccacatttatatatatatatatatagctctttggtgtatatatatatagctctttggtgtaaaaaccaaatcgagcactgtactgggatgagtcattgccgatagcaattgcgcacgctcactagttctctggtttgagcactgtggcatgactgagctgtaccacatgcgtgggacactcgaggtagtcttagaGGCTTACCTTCaacctagctatcagcactgcactgatgaggcccagaaggccgaaacagtactgtctgcagttatatatatatacatatatatatatatatatatgtatatatatatacatgtatatgtataaattaaaaaaaatttaataaaaaaaacatttcagtagtttggtccactttggcctcgttagcacccccccccccccccccacataaaatcctggttacgggcctgaacTTGCCATGTGAAGATGAAgtaataggccaatttcgatattttaaaattcagctgtaaacaatagacctcagcacgaggctccggggaataaaatacagtgtttgtggggtttactccccggagcctcgtgctgaggtctattgtttagaactgaattttaaaatatcgaaattggcctattaagctgaactttttaattttaattgtgatttttcaagagtgaaataaaattatcgattgattgaatgaattCTGTAATGCACGGGCACTGATTTTTATTAAGTTGAGTAAAATATACACTTGTAGTATGCAGTTTTTAACATATAAGACCTACATACTCTTATGATTGGCACAACCAAAAAACAGCATTACACCCTTGTAATTAACTATTTTTGGATCTACTGGCATGAACATTTATATGCTAAAATGAAAGCCTTTGGATTCAATTATACAGGTAAACTTAGAGGCAAAGAGAATCTAATCTTTGCCATAATTGAGGTTATGTAGGTGATATTCTAGAACCTATTTCTTGCTGATTAGATAGGATTATATGACTTGTataaataatgagaaaaaaatttgtAGACCCAGCCTCAATTCCTTAGTGACCTACATTTTCACTCAGTTCCAtagctgtttgtttttgttttctcacttTACTTTactgaatatatatatatatttctgaaaaTATATCCTTATTCAACATGAAATGAAATTAGAGcctgataaaataaaatgcatatgaaattaaataattattacaacctGCCAATTATTGTCAATTATTGTCAACCGACAAGGTAAGAACAGTTTCCACCTTACAAGGACTTAAAATAAAGGAGTTGCTTAATAAGCAATACCGATTACACCATGGAAGAAGTCGCAAGAGATTTGGCAGTATTGACTCTACTACAGGGTTTACCTTAAAACTAATGGATGCCATAGTGTTGGAATGTGAGTGCTTGACACATCTTTTCAACCTTCTCCATATGGGAGAACAAGCATGCTGAAGTCATTATGCAAGTAATGAATGATGTTGCGAGGAATACTGAACAACTGCTCGTGTTCTCAAGAGGGTGTACAGAATAACATTGGATTATTCACTTATAATGATGCAAGTCATGTGAAAACACTATATTCTGTGACAACCAGTTCAAGTTAAATAATGGCTTTATCATTCAACTTGAATTGGCTTTCTAACCACTACCCAAGGCACCATCCAGTCATCTATGTAAACACCTTTGAAGAACATAAAAGCTTTCAAATAAGTAGTATAAAgcttatcaaaacaaaatgtagacATACAGAATGCAAATTCTTTCCACATGGCTTAATTACGCTAACATTGATTGAGGACAAGGTTGTGAAAGCTAGAATAAGACAAACATTTACAATTTGATCcatatataattatcattaccTAGATCAAAGAACAATAGTTTGGAATatgtaatttttcatgtatctTCTTTATCATTATGAGTAACTAATACTCTTGGAATGTTATCACCTATAAGTCTTATTTTTGAGGTTGCATTTGCTTGTGGAATACACTAAAAGATATACAGCAGCTTTCATAAATGTTTTATTGGTCCCTCTCAGTGCGAAGATGGTTCATCAAGATTTATGTACAGTAGACAATAAGCCAGTACACCTATATCCTCCAATCTCCCTTCTCGCATGGGGAGGAAGAAagtcaggaaaaaagaaaataaagttgaattgttctttattcatttttaagtctgtaaatttcttgtttggaaCAATTTCACTGAACATTAATAAACAATCTCCTTCACCTGTTCTCTTGTGCACTACTTAAAACAGATTATAGGAAAACAATCAGGAATTAAGGGTTTGGTTTATTCCCCTGCTGGGTACTGAGAAAAAAGCACTACAGTTCAATAAAGTAAGCTTCTTTTAGATTTGAATCTCGAACATAGCCTTAGCCATATGTTTGGTTCCAATAACAGTTCTCAAGAAGTTTATGCACATTGTATCAGTACATCTTTAACACCTGAAGGATGGCTCTAAAATTACTTAACACCTTCCAGACAGCAAATATCTTTGACAACAGAAATGCCATATGCTATGACCTATATTAACAAGAATATTTTCATCAAAGAATTggcagcaaatttaaaatattaagcaTTGGCCGTAAAttgttattagaaaaaaggaGTGTGCTTCAAACGAGATTTGAAAAACGCCCAAACCTAATAAAGCTAGAAGGCCTATACTTAAAAAGTACTGAGGGTTTTGGCTgaattgcagaataccctgccacttatTTACATCTTATTAAATAAGAATAGCAACTATTGTTATCTACCTCGTTCTTCAAAGCACACTGACACATGTAAATGAAGTGGTCATGGAGTGGCAGGGTATTGTACGTGTCCCCAGCAAAAGCTCCTTTCAGATTTGAGATTCGAACATAACAAACGTTTTAAActctactttaatttgtttccgaAAGCAGAAAAACTAATTGCTCATGAATATAGAACAGCAAAAACAGCACATATTGGGCTGCATGTGGCGCTCTACTACAGCTCGCTGGCTGTCGGCATATCTGTACTTCAATAAAAGCTTTTAAAATGCttgttatttacattttccCGGGCTTATTTCTTAGTCTATGGTATAAGTTACAGCTTATAAATTAAAATCTAACGGAAAAGATTCACCTTTCGAATCGTTAACGGCAGTAGTCTGATTGAAGATCGCTTCAACGAAACTCCAATACTACCATTTTCGAGAGCTACCGTGAACGGGCAACATGTCTCCGAGTTGTTACACGTTTAAAACATTGAAGTTTGTCTTGACAAACTGTCGCGTTTTTTAATTGAACCAATTACGTTTGGAGCGTGAACATGTAAGTTTTGACAGCTCCGCCTCAATGTTTCTGCACGTGAAAACGTTGCCTCGAGTATTTTGTAACATTCTATAAAATAAGAACGTTCTTAAAGTTTGGTTTCTTACGTTTTTTGTACTTTCCCTTTAAAAGAACTTGATACAATGTTGACAGATgaatgttaacaacaaagaacggGCTTACGTTTCAGGAAAATCCGTAAttggttcaattaaaaaaacGCGACAGTTTGTCTAGACAAACTTGAATGTTTTAAGCGTGTAACAACGCGGAAAAATGTTGGCCGTTCACGGTAGCTCGAAAATGGTAGTAAGAAATTCCTCTTTACAACGTCAGTTAGTTTACTGCATTTGCAATGCGCGGAGTGTTTGTGCGGTTGAAGGGGAAAGCattaaaacatttatttgagAGAGTGAGGAACAAAATAAGTTATTTGCCGACTGAGAGTCGGTCCGTATATTGCAAACTGTGCGGTCCTGAGAATGCTGCGCGAGGCCGCAGGAAACAGTAAGGTTTCTAAGGGTATTTGGGATAACTACCGCGAGTgatgtttcaaaattcacccaaatatcacgagccgccgCCGCGGCGAGTGATACTTGGGAAGttttttttgaaatatcacgagccggtatttatcccaaataccccgaCGAAACCGCgctgtttcctgtttatactgCAAGGTaaagaaatttcgcactttacgTACCTGGCGTAATATTTACATGTaaacatttcaaatttggcgtcaatactactggccttagccaatcacaatcAGAATGTTATGCGATTCTAAAGTATGGGTAGGGCTGTAATCACAGTTGCGTGACTACCTTGTTTCACAAGCGGAATTGAAATGTCTGAAGTTACGTTCAAGACTTTGCTGTTTCGCATTGGCAACAGACTGGAAGAAATCAATGGTCGTAAAGATGGCAGAGTTCGTAGACACGTGCTCTTCATGTGTAACGATAAAATAGCACATCGAGACGATGATACTATTCCCTCATTGTTGAACAAATTGAAAGAGAGTGGTTTTCTTGGGGTTGATTCTCTGCAGATGCTTAAAGATATTCTGAAAGCTGAAGACGAATGGGCCTTTTTAGATGAAACTGTCAAGTTTGAAACCATAAGAGGAGAATACAAAAAGTTACTTGAAAAGGTCATTAGTGCACTCGAAAAGCCTAATGATTTGGGAAGGGTGACGTCTATCGTCTGGGGAAGATTGAACGTaccagaagaaaaaagaaacggtGTTCGCGATGTTCGGTCACTGGTCCAAGTGTTGGAGGAGATGAATTTTATCGGAGTCGACTGCCTGAATGTATTAATGGAATTCTCCATCGAACTGAATGACGATGAACTGCGGACGGAATTGAAAGAATTTCAGAATCGTCGaaccaaagaagagaaaagtgAAAGGCGAAAAGGTAGTCTCGTAACTTAACTTACACTTTGTTGAAAGTATTAGATGTTGAAAATGTTTGTCCCATTGTTATGATGCTCGCAGCGTCTATTTATTTGGgcttgcgtgcccccccccccacttatattacccttgcaaCGGCACTGCCCAACATCAGAGGTTTCTCAGTGGTGTGAACTGTTGCACATCAAGCGCAAACAGTTGATGTTGCCGCAGTTGTTTTTATCGACAACGAAAATTGCTCCGCTTGGTATATTCTACGGTTAAATTAAGATGCTTACTTAGGGAAAGCTGAAGCATTAGAAAGAAATACCATTGACAACTCAGTAGATAATGATTAATTGTTGCATGTTGTGCACTCATAATTTCAGCTCAAGTAGCAGCGGTCTGGTGCTTCGCGGGAGCTGTTTGTCAGAAGATAGGAGGTGagcaaggaaaaaataaatggaTAACTAGCAAACATCTTCTTGTAGTCGACGTAGTGTGCCTCGGTACACGATATGTTATGGATTGGCATACTGATAGCTGACTAATAATTACTTGGATATGTACTTCCGTCACCCCCCGTTTGTCAGGTAAGAGAAAGTTACCGAAATTTCTCGCGCCATAACGAAACCAGTTGTGATAAAATTGCCGTATTATCTTTTCGGCCAACAGTACTTAAGGTCCACTGTACTTTAAAAAACCTCAAAACTGGTTTGCCATTGACCATTGGCATTGGAGATTTGCTGAGGAGATCCTCCACTTTGGAAGATTTTGCTGAAGGTTTCAAACAGAAAATTTTACCTAAAGCAGCTAAATTGCTTGGCTTAAGTGAGGAGTCGGTGTGCTTTATGGTTCAGGGTGAAACCAGTTTGGCCCTTGTGGAATTATATGAACGATACTCTTCTGGTAGACTGCAGAAGGATCTTCTAGAGTTCTTGGTGACAGATGACATCAGAGAACTGGCAGATACAGAAGTGGAAGTAGTTGTGCGCATCGATGAAAAGGAATTCAGGGAAGCCCTTGTTGATCTGGGTAAAGAAGGTAACTGAGCCTAAATTTAGCATTGTTACAAAGAAGAGCACAAGATAGCATGGTAATGGTATAATTGTGTGGttgatttcaaatttattgCTATCTATGCTTGCACTATCTATGACTATGGTCGCTGTCATTTTTATTCTTTAAAGTGTTTTCACTAGCTTATTCACTAGCTTATTTCAAAGTTATATGAAGAATGgcattattttattgtaatagcattcttcgCTGCCGAGTTATTCAtggttttggtttatgcaaatcaGATGACTTGCGAAATCACGATGTGGACACAAAATGGAGTAAAACAGCAACATATGGAATATCTATGTAAATACTAAATCCACAGGGCtaaaattttgcagggttgaatTAGTACAAGAACTTCACcttgtgatagtggttatgatgtcaccctATATAGCAATATACTCGTTAGAAGACCTTTAccttcccaaaatgaaaaatgccttatttgtcgCTCCAGAATCTAACAGACTATCCCATGCTTGTGCTGTGTGATGTCCATATATGCTCatacccactgaatgaacaacacgagcaaataacacttcttgaaggaggaaaactgtGATTTTAGCTTTTGAATATAGAGGGCCTGCaacccattgtgttgccatggaaatgtcacaatagacatatcatggaactttgcgATAActgtaacaactgtacaaagtaaAGTACCACTGGAAATCATCATTCTTTTTTTCCACACCAGTTTTAACAATTCATGAATGTCGTTAGTAGACAATACACATGCTAGCTTATAAGCATGCACCCTTCTCTGATAGCCTGATGACTGGTCTTTCCTATGTTATGGAGGCAAAGTTTATTAATCTAGGACACACtatcaattgaaggggtgtgtggaataaggccttaagtgccttttgatgcaatgtcaaattctcctagtcattcataactgaatacaaggaaatttggaaggagaatctggtaatttatcagaagtcacttaaggcttttctcctcGCAACCCTGCaattaaagtgtatatgacacgaaattttttatttcgttttttgaTAGTTTGATATATGTTA
This genomic interval carries:
- the LOC136931326 gene encoding uncharacterized protein isoform X3 produces the protein MSEVTFKTLLFRIGNRLEEINGRKDGRVRRHVLFMCNDKIAHRDDDTIPSLLNKLKESGFLGVDSLQMLKDILKAEDEWAFLDETVKFETIRGEYKKLLEKVISALEKPNDLGRVTSIVWGRLNVPEEKRNGVRDVRSLVQVLEEMNFIGVDCLNVLMEFSIELNDDELRTELKEFQNRRTKEEKSERRKAQVAAVWCFAGAVCQKIGVLKVHCTLKNLKTGLPLTIGIGDLLRRSSTLEDFAEGFKQKILPKAAKLLGLSEESVCFMVQGETSLALVELYERYSSGRLQKDLLEFLVTDDIRELADTEVEVVVRIDEKEFREALVDLGKEDQVSSKQKEGQSEQMDMLSKRVDIVSEKVDKVLLSLEGKVAPVDEKDQVSSKQKEGQSEQMDMLSKRVDIVSEKVDKVLLSLEGKVAPVDEKEAKKDEKDMCPGCGKKITQDEIKKHLKEGCPKKGEQESSLEEEIMLDIPTLPTPPRSTLMEEMVSGIAKRGKVSATTVRGPKRNKKTRLDQR
- the LOC136931326 gene encoding uncharacterized protein isoform X1 codes for the protein MSEVTFKTLLFRIGNRLEEINGRKDGRVRRHVLFMCNDKIAHRDDDTIPSLLNKLKESGFLGVDSLQMLKDILKAEDEWAFLDETVKFETIRGEYKKLLEKVISALEKPNDLGRVTSIVWGRLNVPEEKRNGVRDVRSLVQVLEEMNFIGVDCLNVLMEFSIELNDDELRTELKEFQNRRTKEEKSERRKAQVAAVWCFAGAVCQKIGVLKVHCTLKNLKTGLPLTIGIGDLLRRSSTLEDFAEGFKQKILPKAAKLLGLSEESVCFMVQGETSLALVELYERYSSGRLQKDLLEFLVTDDIRELADTEVEVVVRIDEKEFREALVDLGKEDQVSSKQKEGQSEQMDMLSKRVDIVSEKVDKVLLSLEGKVAPVDEKDQVSSKQKEGQSEQMDMLSKRVDIVSEKVDKVLLSLEGKVAPVDEKEAKKDEKDMCPGCGKKITQDEIKKHLKEGCPKKGEQESSLEEEIMLDIPTLPTPPRSTLMEEMVSGIAKRGKEEKECFPESSAEEMRPRIAKRGTVSATTVRGPKRNKTTRLDQR
- the LOC136931326 gene encoding uncharacterized protein isoform X2; translation: MSEVTFKTLLFRIGNRLEEINGRKDGRVRRHVLFMCNDKIAHRDDDTIPSLLNKLKESGFLGVDSLQMLKDILKAEDEWAFLDETVKFETIRGEYKKLLEKVISALEKPNDLGRVTSIVWGRLNVPEEKRNGVRDVRSLVQVLEEMNFIGVDCLNVLMEFSIELNDDELRTELKEFQNRRTKEEKSERRKAQVAAVWCFAGAVCQKIGVLKVHCTLKNLKTGLPLTIGIGDLLRRSSTLEDFAEGFKQKILPKAAKLLGLSEESVCFMVQGETSLALVELYERYSSGRLQKDLLEFLVTDDIRELADTEVEVVVRIDEKEFREALVDLGKEDQVSSKQKEGQSEQMDMLSKRVDIVSEKVDKVLLSLEGKVAPVDEKDQVSSKQKEGQSEQMDMLSKRVDIVSEKVDKVLLSLEGKVAPVDEKEAKKDEKDMCPGCGKKITQDEIKKHLKEGCPKKGEQESSLEEEIMLDIPTLPTPPRSTLMEEMVSGIAKRGKGACERCKQHKKPAKDLYLMDKQDDE